The proteins below come from a single Alkalispirillum mobile genomic window:
- a CDS encoding NADH-quinone oxidoreductase subunit C produces MAKKLEKLQAAVQERLGERLRDSALDADRNELSIEVAPADLHDAMTTLRDAEGLRFDMLMDIAGVDYAAWGEDEWFTDTAEGTGFSRGVAGNNFARLGITGIYGVQEISENTGRRFASVYQLLSVELNHRLRVRCFCEDDRFPVLDSVVDIWNGANWFEREAFDLYGIIYDGHPDLRRILTDYGFVGHPFRKDFPLIGNVEVRYDEQKRRVVYEPVSIEPRVLVPRVVREDNRYADRKHREEGASDA; encoded by the coding sequence ATGGCCAAGAAGCTGGAAAAACTCCAGGCCGCGGTACAGGAGCGGCTCGGGGAAAGATTGCGAGATTCCGCGCTCGATGCTGATCGCAACGAGCTGTCCATTGAGGTCGCTCCGGCGGACCTGCACGACGCGATGACCACGCTGCGGGACGCCGAAGGGCTGCGTTTCGACATGCTGATGGATATCGCAGGTGTCGACTACGCGGCCTGGGGCGAAGACGAGTGGTTTACGGACACGGCCGAGGGCACCGGCTTTAGCCGCGGTGTTGCCGGCAATAACTTCGCCCGCCTCGGTATCACCGGCATCTACGGCGTTCAGGAGATCAGCGAGAATACCGGGCGTCGGTTTGCATCCGTCTATCAGCTGCTCTCCGTGGAGCTGAATCACCGCTTGAGGGTTCGCTGTTTCTGCGAAGACGACCGCTTCCCAGTGCTCGACTCGGTCGTGGACATCTGGAACGGGGCGAACTGGTTCGAGCGCGAGGCCTTCGACCTCTACGGCATCATCTACGACGGCCACCCCGACCTGCGACGCATCCTCACCGACTACGGCTTTGTCGGCCACCCCTTCCGCAAAGATTTCCCGCTCATTGGCAACGTTGAAGTCCGCTACGACGAACAGAAACGCCGGGTGGTCTACGAGCCGGTGAGTATCGAGCCGCGGGTCCTCGTGCCGCGGGTGGTGCGCGAGGACAACCGCTATGCCGATCGCAAGCACCGGGAGGAGGGTGCCAGCGATGCCTGA
- a CDS encoding NuoB/complex I 20 kDa subunit family protein, whose product MGVEGLLEKGFVTTSADKVINWARTGSLWPMTFGLACCAVEMMHAGAARYDMDRFGVIFRPSPRQSDVMVVAGTLCNKMAPALRKVYDQMPEPRWVISMGSCANGGGYYHYSYSVVRGCDRVVPVDVYVPGCPPTAEALLWGIIALQKKIRTTNTIAR is encoded by the coding sequence ATGGGAGTAGAAGGCCTGCTCGAGAAGGGCTTTGTCACCACTTCGGCTGACAAGGTTATCAACTGGGCCCGCACCGGCTCCTTGTGGCCGATGACCTTCGGTCTGGCGTGCTGCGCGGTGGAGATGATGCACGCTGGCGCGGCCCGCTACGACATGGACCGGTTCGGCGTAATCTTCCGGCCCAGTCCGCGCCAGTCCGATGTCATGGTGGTGGCCGGTACCCTCTGCAACAAGATGGCGCCAGCGCTGCGCAAGGTTTACGACCAGATGCCGGAGCCCCGTTGGGTGATCTCCATGGGTTCCTGCGCCAACGGCGGCGGCTACTACCATTACTCCTATTCTGTAGTGCGCGGTTGTGACCGGGTGGTCCCGGTGGACGTCTATGTCCCGGGTTGCCCGCCCACGGCCGAGGCCCTGCTCTGGGGCATCATTGCGCTGCAGAAGAAGATTCGCACCACGAACACCATCGCCCGCTAA
- a CDS encoding NADH-quinone oxidoreductase subunit D — protein MPEFKSYTVNFGPQHPAAHGVLRMVLEMEGETVRRADPHIGLLHRATEKLAESKPYNQSIGYMDRLDYVSMMCNEHAYVMAIEKLLGIEAPIRAQYIRVMFDEITRILNHLMWLGAHGLDVGAMTAFLYCFREREDLMDCYEAVSGARMHAAYYRPGGVYRDLPDSMPKYEPNKFRSKKELELMNAARQGSMLDFIEEFTQRFPACVDEYETLLTENRIWRQRLVDVGVVSPERALQLGFSGPMLRGSGIEWDLRKKQPYEVYDQVEFDIPVGTNGDCYDRYLVRIEEMRQSNHIIKQCVDWLRQNPGPVMIDDYKVAPPTREQMKDDMESLIHHFKLFTEGYTTPPGEVYAAVEAPKGEFGCYMISDGANKPYRVKLRAPGFAHLSAMDEMARGHMLADVVAIIGTQDIVFGEIDR, from the coding sequence ATGCCTGAGTTCAAGAGCTACACCGTTAACTTCGGTCCCCAGCACCCTGCCGCCCACGGCGTGTTGCGGATGGTGCTGGAGATGGAGGGTGAGACCGTCCGCCGTGCCGACCCGCACATTGGGCTGCTCCACCGCGCCACCGAGAAGCTGGCCGAGTCCAAGCCCTACAACCAGTCCATCGGCTACATGGATCGGCTGGACTACGTGTCCATGATGTGCAACGAGCACGCTTACGTCATGGCCATCGAGAAGCTGCTCGGCATCGAGGCGCCCATCCGCGCCCAGTACATCCGGGTGATGTTCGACGAGATCACACGGATCCTGAACCACCTCATGTGGCTGGGCGCGCACGGGCTGGATGTCGGCGCGATGACCGCCTTCCTCTATTGCTTCCGCGAGCGCGAAGACCTGATGGACTGCTATGAAGCGGTCAGCGGCGCCCGCATGCACGCGGCCTACTACCGTCCGGGGGGCGTCTACCGCGACCTGCCGGACAGCATGCCGAAATACGAGCCCAACAAGTTCCGGAGCAAGAAAGAACTCGAGCTCATGAACGCGGCGCGGCAGGGTTCGATGCTGGACTTCATCGAGGAGTTCACCCAGCGTTTCCCGGCGTGTGTCGATGAGTACGAGACTCTGCTCACGGAGAACCGGATCTGGCGCCAGCGCCTGGTCGATGTCGGCGTGGTGTCGCCGGAGCGCGCGCTGCAACTTGGTTTCAGCGGCCCGATGCTGCGTGGCTCCGGGATCGAGTGGGATCTGCGTAAAAAGCAGCCCTACGAGGTCTACGACCAGGTGGAATTCGATATCCCGGTGGGCACCAACGGTGACTGCTACGACCGCTACCTGGTGCGAATCGAAGAGATGCGCCAGTCCAACCACATCATCAAGCAGTGTGTGGATTGGCTGCGACAGAACCCCGGCCCGGTGATGATCGACGACTACAAGGTCGCGCCGCCGACCCGGGAGCAGATGAAGGACGACATGGAGTCCCTCATCCACCACTTCAAGCTCTTTACTGAGGGCTACACCACCCCGCCCGGCGAGGTCTACGCTGCGGTGGAGGCCCCGAAGGGTGAGTTCGGCTGCTACATGATCTCTGATGGCGCCAACAAGCCCTACCGGGTGAAGCTGCGGGCGCCCGGGTTCGCCCATCTGTCCGCCATGGACGAGATGGCACGCGGGCACATGCTGGCCGACGTGGTGGCCATCATCGGTACACAGGACATCGTTTTTGGGGAGATTGACCGTTGA
- a CDS encoding NADH-quinone oxidoreductase subunit A: MLENYLPILVFIIFGLLFGMVFLVAGFLLAPSKPDAEKLSPYECGFEAFEDSRMKFDVRYYLVAILFIIFDLEIAFLFPWAIVLDDIGMFGILSMALFIGLLLIGFLYEWKKGALEWE; encoded by the coding sequence ATGCTGGAAAACTATCTGCCCATTCTGGTCTTCATCATCTTTGGGCTTTTATTCGGGATGGTCTTTCTGGTTGCAGGGTTCCTCCTGGCGCCCTCTAAGCCGGATGCGGAGAAGCTCTCCCCCTACGAATGCGGTTTTGAGGCATTCGAAGATTCGCGCATGAAATTCGATGTGCGTTATTACTTGGTGGCCATCCTGTTCATTATCTTCGATCTGGAGATTGCCTTCCTTTTCCCGTGGGCGATCGTTCTGGACGATATCGGCATGTTCGGCATCCTGTCGATGGCGCTGTTCATCGGCCTGCTGCTGATCGGCTTCCTCTATGAGTGGAAGAAGGGGGCGCTGGAATGGGAGTAG
- the nuoF gene encoding NADH-quinone oxidoreductase subunit NuoF — MANQVCLTTLDKETPWSLETYRAMGGYQAWEKILKENTPQEEIIETVKKANLRGRGGAGFPAGVKWSFMPRNAPGQKYIVCNSDESEPGTCKDRDILRFNPHALVEGMAIAGYAMGATVGYNYLRGEFHHEPFERIEQAVREAREAGLLGRNIMGSGIDFELHNHIGAGAYICGEESALMESLEGKKGQPRYKPPFPAQVGVYGRPTTINNTETLSSVPSIMRNGPDWFLELGKPNNGGEKIFCVSGHVEKPGNFEIPLGTPFKDLLEMAGGVRGGRKLKAVIPGGSSMPVVPGEVMLQSTMDYDGLAEIGSALGSGGVIVMDETTDMVKAILRISRFYFAESCGQCTPCREGTGWMQRVLRRIVEGKGRHEDIELLEAAAGQIAGHTICAFGEAAAWPVQSFLKHFRHEFEYYVEHKRSMVEAA; from the coding sequence ATGGCCAATCAGGTGTGTCTGACCACGCTGGACAAGGAAACCCCCTGGAGCCTGGAGACCTACCGGGCAATGGGTGGTTACCAGGCCTGGGAGAAGATTCTCAAGGAGAACACCCCCCAGGAAGAGATCATCGAGACGGTCAAGAAGGCCAACCTGCGCGGTCGTGGTGGCGCGGGCTTCCCTGCCGGCGTCAAATGGAGCTTCATGCCCCGCAATGCGCCGGGCCAGAAGTACATCGTCTGTAACTCGGATGAATCCGAGCCGGGGACCTGCAAGGATCGCGATATCCTGCGCTTCAACCCCCACGCGCTGGTCGAGGGCATGGCCATTGCCGGGTACGCCATGGGTGCCACGGTCGGTTACAACTACCTGCGCGGCGAGTTCCACCATGAGCCGTTCGAGCGCATCGAGCAGGCCGTGCGGGAGGCCCGCGAGGCGGGGCTGCTCGGCCGTAACATCATGGGCTCGGGTATCGACTTTGAACTGCACAATCACATTGGCGCTGGCGCCTACATCTGTGGCGAGGAATCGGCGCTGATGGAATCCCTGGAAGGGAAGAAGGGGCAGCCGCGCTACAAGCCGCCATTCCCCGCCCAGGTGGGTGTCTACGGCCGGCCGACCACCATCAACAACACCGAGACCCTGTCCTCCGTGCCGTCGATCATGCGCAACGGCCCGGACTGGTTCCTGGAGTTGGGCAAGCCGAACAACGGCGGCGAAAAGATCTTCTGCGTCTCCGGGCACGTGGAAAAGCCGGGCAACTTCGAGATCCCGTTGGGTACTCCCTTCAAGGATCTGCTGGAAATGGCCGGCGGCGTGCGCGGTGGCCGCAAGCTCAAGGCCGTCATCCCGGGCGGCTCCTCCATGCCGGTGGTGCCGGGTGAGGTGATGCTGCAGTCCACCATGGACTACGACGGGCTGGCGGAAATCGGGTCTGCCCTTGGCTCCGGCGGCGTCATCGTCATGGACGAGACCACCGATATGGTCAAGGCCATTCTGAGGATCTCCCGGTTCTACTTCGCCGAGTCCTGTGGCCAGTGCACCCCCTGCCGGGAGGGCACTGGCTGGATGCAGCGGGTGCTGCGCCGCATCGTCGAGGGCAAGGGCCGGCACGAAGATATCGAACTGCTGGAAGCGGCCGCCGGCCAGATAGCGGGTCACACCATCTGCGCCTTCGGTGAGGCGGCAGCCTGGCCGGTGCAGAGCTTCCTCAAGCACTTCCGTCACGAGTTCGAATACTACGTGGAACACAAGCGTTCCATGGTGGAGGCCGCCTGA
- the nuoE gene encoding NADH-quinone oxidoreductase subunit NuoE, producing MSSGLAEQLLTPEMRAEIDHWLTKYPDDQKQSAVIPALHVVQDNTGGWLRREYMDAVAEYLEMDPVAVYEVATFYSMFDLEPVGRHKVNICTNICCWLKGAEDIVAYTEKKLGIKLGETTADDRITLKIEEECLAACTGAPMMVVDGHYYTDLTPEKIDQILDALE from the coding sequence TTGAGCAGCGGGCTTGCAGAACAGTTGCTGACGCCCGAAATGCGGGCGGAGATTGACCACTGGTTGACCAAATATCCCGACGACCAGAAGCAGTCGGCGGTAATCCCGGCGCTGCACGTGGTCCAGGACAACACCGGTGGTTGGTTGCGGCGTGAGTACATGGATGCCGTCGCGGAATACCTGGAGATGGATCCGGTGGCCGTCTACGAGGTCGCTACCTTCTACTCCATGTTCGACCTGGAGCCGGTGGGCCGCCACAAGGTGAACATCTGCACCAACATCTGCTGCTGGCTGAAGGGCGCCGAGGATATCGTCGCCTATACCGAGAAGAAACTGGGTATCAAGCTCGGTGAGACCACGGCCGATGATCGGATCACCCTCAAGATCGAAGAGGAGTGTCTCGCCGCCTGCACGGGGGCGCCGATGATGGTGGTTGACGGCCATTACTACACCGATCTGACCCCCGAGAAGATCGATCAGATTCTCGACGCGCTGGAGTAA
- the nuoH gene encoding NADH-quinone oxidoreductase subunit NuoH, giving the protein MAVFTELFWITLKIVALVVPLFLAVAYLTYAERRVIGAMQDRRGPNRVGYQGLLQPFADALKLIMKEISIPSNANRVLFVVAPLLAIMPALAAWAVIPVAEGWVIADINAGLLYVLAMTSLGVYGIIIAGWASNSKYALLGTLRASAQVVSYEIAMGFALVGVLMAAGSMNLGQIITAQEGGIFSWFWLPLLPLFLVYWISGVAETNRAPFDVAEGESEIVAGFHVEYSGTSFAVFFLAEYANMILISAIAAVMFLGGWYSPFHGWPLLGPMFDWVPGIVWFLLKTCFFIFCYLWFRATFPRYRYDQIMRLGWKVLIPVTVVWLIVLTIFIVTGFGPWF; this is encoded by the coding sequence ATGGCGGTTTTCACAGAACTATTCTGGATAACGCTCAAGATCGTGGCGCTGGTGGTGCCGCTGTTTCTTGCAGTGGCATACCTGACCTATGCCGAGCGCAGGGTCATTGGCGCGATGCAGGACCGTCGCGGGCCCAACCGCGTTGGTTACCAGGGCCTGCTGCAGCCGTTCGCGGACGCACTGAAGCTGATCATGAAGGAGATCAGTATTCCGTCGAACGCCAACCGGGTGCTGTTCGTGGTCGCGCCGCTGCTGGCCATCATGCCGGCGCTGGCGGCATGGGCCGTCATCCCGGTGGCCGAAGGGTGGGTGATCGCCGATATCAACGCCGGCCTGCTCTACGTCCTTGCCATGACCTCCCTCGGTGTTTACGGCATCATCATCGCGGGCTGGGCGTCCAACTCCAAATACGCGCTGTTGGGGACGCTGCGGGCGTCGGCGCAGGTGGTCTCTTACGAGATCGCCATGGGGTTTGCGCTGGTGGGCGTGCTGATGGCCGCCGGATCGATGAACCTTGGCCAGATCATCACCGCCCAAGAGGGGGGGATTTTCAGCTGGTTCTGGCTGCCCCTGCTGCCCCTGTTCCTCGTCTACTGGATCTCCGGTGTCGCGGAGACCAACCGCGCACCCTTCGACGTGGCCGAGGGTGAATCCGAGATCGTGGCCGGCTTCCACGTCGAGTACTCGGGGACGTCCTTCGCGGTCTTCTTCCTGGCTGAATACGCCAACATGATCCTCATCTCGGCCATTGCGGCCGTGATGTTCCTCGGGGGCTGGTATTCGCCGTTCCACGGCTGGCCGCTGCTGGGCCCGATGTTCGACTGGGTGCCCGGCATTGTCTGGTTCCTGCTGAAAACCTGTTTCTTCATCTTCTGCTATCTCTGGTTCCGTGCGACCTTCCCCCGGTACCGCTATGACCAGATCATGCGGCTGGGGTGGAAGGTGCTGATCCCGGTCACCGTGGTTTGGCTGATCGTGCTGACCATCTTCATCGTCACCGGCTTCGGGCCCTGGTTCTAA
- the nuoG gene encoding NADH-quinone oxidoreductase subunit NuoG — MSAKVEDKPQDMVTIEVNGEQIQAPKGSMIIEATDARGVDVPRFCYHKKLPIAANCRMCLVEVEKAPKPLPACATPVADGMKIFTDSPRAVAAQRGVMEFLLINHPLDCPICDQGGECELQDVAMGYGRGVSRFTERKRVVDDEDLGPLISTEMTRCIHCTRCVRFLDHIAGKRELGGMNRGEYTEISTFVEGGVHSELSGNIIDLCPVGALTNKPFRFRARAWELLAHPSVAPHDAVGSNLHLHHLRGEIMRVVPRENELVNETWIADRDRYSHQGVYSEDRITRPLARVDGALREVDWQTALEQVAGLLRETVETHGPAQLGALVGPTTTAEEMYLLGRLVRGLGSRNIDHRLRDGDVSDQDQAPAFPWLGQPISALEDADAALLVGSYLRHEQPILNHRLRKATKAGATVFAINNRRYDFNYDLAEEILAGPSAQVGELAAVLQAVVTANGGTLPEGADALYPGKPDARHQAIAEQLSKAERATILLGNQANAHPQAALLRALSAELAEQTGAVLGVLPEAANTVGGYLAGAVPHREVGGVAADKAGLDARSMLAEPRKAYVLYNVEPELDCWNGQQARAALASANRVIAFSSWLTPELEREADVILPIAAFGETSGTFVNLEGRWQSFPGVGKPVGEARPGWRVLRVLGNVLELDGFDQESSDEVLHELQGAVGEVAPSNAYPWVAPKSAPAGGEGLERAGATPIYAVDPLVRRSQPLQQTSHAVAAEAWLAPATAERLGVDEGGQIRLGSEQVELPVRVSADIAEGTVWVPAALRESVAVGPMNGELEVAGH; from the coding sequence ATGAGTGCCAAGGTCGAAGACAAGCCGCAGGACATGGTGACCATCGAGGTCAACGGCGAGCAGATTCAGGCGCCGAAAGGCTCGATGATCATAGAGGCCACCGACGCCCGGGGCGTGGATGTCCCGCGCTTTTGTTACCACAAGAAGCTGCCCATCGCGGCCAACTGCCGGATGTGCCTGGTAGAGGTGGAGAAGGCCCCCAAGCCGCTCCCCGCGTGCGCCACGCCGGTGGCGGACGGCATGAAAATCTTCACCGACTCGCCGCGGGCCGTAGCCGCCCAGCGCGGGGTGATGGAATTCCTGCTCATCAACCACCCGCTCGACTGCCCGATCTGCGACCAGGGTGGTGAGTGCGAGTTGCAGGATGTCGCCATGGGCTACGGCCGGGGCGTCTCCCGGTTCACCGAGCGCAAGCGCGTCGTGGACGACGAGGACCTCGGCCCGCTCATCTCCACCGAGATGACCCGCTGCATTCACTGCACGCGCTGTGTGCGCTTTCTTGATCACATCGCCGGCAAGCGCGAGCTTGGGGGCATGAACCGCGGCGAGTACACCGAGATCTCCACCTTCGTGGAGGGCGGGGTGCACTCCGAGCTCTCCGGCAACATCATCGACCTCTGCCCGGTGGGCGCGCTGACCAACAAGCCCTTCCGTTTCCGGGCCCGGGCCTGGGAATTGCTGGCCCACCCCTCGGTGGCGCCGCACGATGCCGTCGGTTCCAACCTGCACCTGCACCATCTTCGTGGTGAGATCATGCGGGTGGTGCCGCGAGAGAACGAACTGGTCAACGAGACCTGGATCGCGGACCGGGACCGGTACAGCCACCAGGGCGTTTACAGCGAGGACCGGATCACCCGCCCGCTGGCGCGTGTGGACGGCGCTCTGCGCGAGGTCGACTGGCAGACTGCCCTGGAACAGGTAGCGGGCCTGCTCAGGGAGACGGTCGAGACCCACGGTCCCGCTCAGCTTGGCGCGCTGGTCGGCCCCACTACCACCGCCGAGGAGATGTACCTGCTCGGCCGACTGGTTCGGGGCCTGGGAAGCCGGAACATCGACCACCGCCTGCGCGATGGCGACGTCTCGGATCAGGATCAGGCGCCTGCGTTCCCCTGGCTCGGCCAGCCGATTAGTGCGCTCGAAGACGCCGATGCCGCGCTGCTCGTGGGCAGCTACCTGCGGCATGAGCAGCCGATCCTCAACCACCGGTTGCGGAAGGCCACCAAGGCGGGTGCGACGGTGTTCGCTATCAATAACCGCCGGTATGACTTCAACTACGATCTGGCCGAGGAGATCCTCGCCGGTCCCAGTGCCCAGGTCGGCGAGCTCGCCGCCGTGCTGCAGGCCGTTGTAACGGCCAACGGGGGCACGTTGCCGGAGGGTGCTGATGCGCTCTACCCCGGGAAGCCGGATGCGCGTCATCAGGCCATTGCGGAGCAACTGAGCAAGGCGGAGCGCGCCACCATCCTGCTCGGCAATCAGGCCAACGCCCACCCGCAGGCTGCATTGCTACGCGCCTTGAGCGCGGAGCTTGCCGAACAGACCGGTGCCGTGCTCGGTGTGCTGCCGGAGGCGGCCAACACCGTCGGTGGCTACCTGGCAGGGGCGGTGCCGCACCGTGAGGTGGGTGGTGTCGCGGCCGACAAGGCCGGACTGGATGCCCGGTCAATGCTGGCCGAGCCGCGCAAGGCGTACGTGCTCTATAACGTTGAGCCGGAGCTCGATTGCTGGAACGGTCAGCAGGCGCGGGCCGCGCTGGCGTCGGCAAACCGGGTGATCGCGTTCAGCAGCTGGCTGACGCCGGAGCTTGAACGCGAGGCAGATGTGATCCTTCCGATCGCGGCATTCGGTGAGACCTCCGGCACTTTCGTGAACCTCGAGGGCCGCTGGCAGAGCTTCCCGGGCGTGGGCAAGCCGGTTGGCGAGGCCCGTCCGGGCTGGCGTGTCCTGCGTGTGCTCGGCAACGTGCTCGAACTGGACGGCTTCGACCAGGAGTCCTCCGACGAGGTGCTGCACGAGCTGCAGGGTGCGGTCGGGGAAGTGGCGCCATCGAATGCCTATCCGTGGGTCGCGCCCAAGTCGGCGCCGGCTGGGGGCGAAGGCCTGGAGCGCGCCGGTGCGACCCCCATTTACGCCGTCGATCCGTTGGTGCGCCGGTCGCAACCCCTGCAGCAGACCAGCCACGCGGTCGCTGCCGAGGCCTGGCTCGCGCCTGCCACCGCTGAGCGGCTGGGCGTGGACGAGGGGGGGCAGATCCGGCTTGGCAGCGAGCAGGTGGAACTGCCGGTGCGGGTGTCCGCGGATATCGCAGAGGGGACCGTTTGGGTGCCCGCCGCGCTCCGGGAGAGCGTGGCAGTGGGGCCGATGAACGGCGAATTGGAGGTGGCCGGCCACTGA